One Ignavibacteria bacterium genomic window, AGCTGGTTCGATTTCTGCATCGCGGACTCATTATCTCCTGGTTGGGAGGCATTGCTTCGTGCCCTTTCGAGCCACCAGCAGGCAACGGTATTCGAGTGACCGTTGACGAGCACATTCTATGGAGCGAGCCGCGTGAGTTGCTTGCCATATTCGTTGACAGCTTCGACGAGAACACTAGCAGGCAGCACTTTTAGAAGCTACAAGAACACCGGAGTATCCTCTGCACGAGCTTGTTACGAACTGGGCATCAGAAAGAAGATGCTGATGCTGATCAATACGACACCGGACTTGTTGATACTTCGATCCCACCCAACCTAGCCACAGTCAACAGATTCTCGCCATTAGCGTGCACTCTTCACTCTGTATCGAAGTACTACCCTCCGAGTCCTGGGATCGTGGACGTTGTAGCAATCGACGAGTCGAGTCAATGTTCAATAGGCGTTGCACTGCCAGCCTTGTTTCGAGCCAAGAAGCTTGTAGTGGTTGGCGACCTCAAGCAGCTTCAACCAGTGTCATCGCTAGTAGAATCGAAACTCATTGACATAGCCATTGAGTGTAGCGTGGACTCAGATGACCTAGCACTATGGGTGAACCCTCAGTCAAGTCTTCAATCTCTCGTGGAGTATCAGATTTCGAGAGCGGGTTCTGATACCGTTGTTCGTCTCACCGATCACCACAGGAGCGTCCCGGAGATCATTGAGTTCAGCAACACCACCTTCTACCAAGGCACTCTTCGACTTAGACGGACAGCCAATAGTGAAGGCACACAGCTGAAGTGGATCGACATAAGAGGCACAGAGGTTGACAAGGTCAACTCTGATGAAATCGATGCTGTGATAGCTCAAATCAAAGTCCTCTTGGAGCATGGCATCCTGCCTTCGGATATCGGTGTTGTCACTCCATTCACGTACCAAAAGCACGAGTTGACTGATCATTTCCGTACGAGAGGTGGGCACGGGGTTCCTAGGTGACAAGGATAGCCCCGGTGTCATGATTGACACGGCTCACGGATTTCAGGGCAACGAGCGCCATACGATGATCATCTCGACTGTGATCACCAGCAAATCGAAGCCAGGCCGAGTTCGTTGGGTCACGACAGGCTCAACAGCCGCCAGTTTGATCAACGTTAGCGTGACTCGGGCAACCGACTGGTTGATCGTTGTCGGAGACAGTAGCGCAGCACATGGTTACCTCGGCGATCTGAAGAGATGGATCGATCAGCATACTTCTTAACACGTGAATCCGCTGTGGTTGAGACTCCTCGCAGGAGGCCACCGCTATTCGCACGCATCGGACCATCATATCAATCCGTTGGCTGATCCTTTAAGCCCAATGCTAGATTGCTGTCGCTTCTACAGTGAAGCGTGAAGACAGGTGATCACTCATGATGGGATTCTGATGGTCAATGAGCAAGGATTCTCCTCTCGTTTTTTGGTGACCAGTGCGTGATTGGTCGTGCTGGTCACATGAACGCGGAATGTGGTGGAGGCGTGGAGCGGATGGTCCATGTATATAGCGTCGGCTAGCACAGTTGGGCGTTCATCACGTGCTGAAAACATGCCTAGTCCAGCGATCATGATGGCGGTCAACGTCATTGATGACGAGTGTAGCAAGCCCCATTCCCATAATGTACGAGCAAACACCCACAATGCACGCGCGCCTACACCCACGTACGGGATGTGACGCGAAGGTATGCCATCGCCCCAGCAATTACGGGCAGATATCCGCAAGTACGCGCGAAAACACCCATACATGGGTACTGGGCGAACAACCGTCCAGAAAGTGGACACAAGAAGGGGTCAACAAGGGACTTCGAAGCGGTTAGTACGCATGCGTTTGGCATGTTGCGACGGGATTGGCATGGTTCGGAGCGCGAATGCATAGATCGAGGGACTTGACCAGCATGTTCCGTGCAACAATGACCGCTGTCGCAGCACTTGCGGTTACTGATCGGCATGGGTCTGGAACAAAGTACGGCTGATCTACACACCGATGGATGCGGTGATCAGGTACGGGCGGAGTAAGGTTGGTGAAGATGGCCTTACAAATGGATATCAACACTAGGCGGCACTATCTAGTGATCGTGATGAGAGTATCAATGACGTCTGATGTGGCTACTCTTGATCCGCTGCACCTGTGTATGAAGTAGTATCTCTCATCATCACCTGTCGTCCATATTCGCTCGCTACTTGTCAATACATCTCCAGCTATGTAATACGTCCTACCCACTTGGATATCCACACCACAGGATCCTTTCCCTACTTCAGTAATCACGTCGATTCTTGCGAACTTCTTCGCACCCTTAACATTGACCACAATACACATCCTCGCTTTGAGGCATGCCGTTTCGCCTTTGTAAGATCGTAGCCGCCCATTACCCTTGACAGTGTCTGATTCCACCGATTCGCATAGCGCCTAGAGCAACAAGTCCATAACTCGCCTTCGCCTTAACCATTGGCGTAGGCCCGAAAACACAGCTACAGGTTGTCATCGGTACAGATGCTGCGCAGAGTAAGATCATTGCAACGATAAGCTTAGGCGTCATTTCGTTCCCCTTGTTCAGATGCAAAGTAGTGCATATTCCGCAGGCATCTGCCGCAGAGTTCCTTCTGGAGATTCCGCCTGCCCTGATCATCATGTTACTGGTCTCGATGACCACAAACAATATTTCTACAGCGGCAAAAACAACCGCAATCTGGCACTGGGCATCGCATCGCCACATTCCGCAGCAGGGCGCTGCTCAGCGAATGCAGAATGTAGGGAATGATGTGGCCGGGATTTCAAACAATACACTAAGGCGCACTATGTAACTCTACTACCATGGATGGCAAAGCTCGTTCAAGAGTCCGCAGGACACCCTCCAGAACACTACCCTGCAATCTTGTGCAATAGAAGAACTTCATGGGATACATCGCTGGATCTGTG contains:
- a CDS encoding ATP-binding protein; the protein is MLRTGHQKEDADADQYDTGLVDTSIPPNLATVNRFSPLACTLHSVSKYYPPSPGIVDVVAIDESSQCSIGVALPALFRAKKLVVVGDLKQLQPVSSLVESKLIDIAIECSVDSDDLALWVNPQSSLQSLVEYQISRAGSDTVVRLTDHHRSVPEIIEFSNTTFYQGTLRLRRTANSEGTQLKWIDIRGTEVDKVNSDEIDAVIAQIKVLLEHGILPSDIGVVTPFTYQKHELTDHFRTRGGHGVPR